The following proteins are encoded in a genomic region of Sneathiella marina:
- the addA gene encoding double-strand break repair helicase AddA, translating into MTLATMIDEGISRQKLAADPQRSVWVSASAGSGKTRVLVERCLRLMLNGTQPEKILCITFTKAAAAEMANRLNSTLGDWSVVSDQELEKELMGLIGHPASRTEQLRARQLFARVLDAPGGLKIQTIHSFCESILGRFPLEANLSPNFEVMDERTADEIMQTARDGLLLLSKSSDSADLSNALQLVSEKINESSFSDLVRSLSGNRSRLKHLLREYSDVNGIVDTMSRRLGVALSETEENVVRRATEEEAFDGSGLRQACEVLLAGTNSEVKRAGIMSAWLAQPAEREKLFSEYRSIFLTKDGSIKAAKNLATKKSIDRQPDILEIMICEAERLQIVMENQKKVRVLTYSVALLRLGLALLDIYEAEKTRRGKLDYDDLILKTRDLLSGENVTPWVMFKLDGGIEHILVDEAQDTSPDQWQVIGALAEEFFHGLGAAQSDRTVFVVGDEKQSIYSFQGADPAVFDIMRRSFEQKAHDSGKPWKKVPLDLSFRSTDAVLDLVDTVFEDAETRLGLTSSGDEINHLVKRAGDAGLVEIWPTVKHPDQDVTNPWDIPVAQGLDTKPEAQLAKNIAQQIRLWLDEKEILSAHGRPIAPKDIMILVQKRNAFFSHIVRALKLQNIPVAGTDRMVLTEQIAVMDLMALAKFVLLPEDDLNLAIILKSPFVGCDDNQLFELAFGRKGSLWRALRDNRSGLKVFDEACIFLRSILAQADYVPVYEFFADILGKGGGRRKLLARLGDEAADPIEEFLSLALNYQRTEATSLQAFLHWVEAGAADVKRDMEQGRDEVRILTVHGSKGLQSPIIFLPDTCQSSGAMTPIIWTDDKYSLPLWPAKTENDDPLSAASRATAKERQQNEKKRLLYVALTRAEDRLYICGWEGKKRRSPDCWYEMVDRAFEEGVEEILLPWGDVARRRSSGAPASVAASQKQKADIAIKSPPWVARPAQDEPMLPHPLTPSREEDEPPIRSPLGADNGRRFHRGLVIHRLLESLPAVTPKLREQTARNWLSRPVHGLNKNSQEEILRETLAVINDLSFGPIFGEGSRAEVPVTGVFGDQVMSGQIDRLLITEKEILIVDYKTNRPSPRSIDDVPKMYLRQMSIYHQAMSQMYPGKPIKLALLWTDGPHLMMLPHSLL; encoded by the coding sequence ATGACACTCGCCACGATGATAGACGAAGGTATTTCACGCCAGAAACTGGCCGCAGACCCACAGCGATCAGTTTGGGTATCTGCTTCCGCTGGATCGGGGAAAACACGGGTTCTGGTAGAGCGGTGCCTTAGATTAATGTTGAACGGCACTCAGCCAGAGAAAATTCTTTGTATAACCTTTACGAAAGCGGCCGCCGCTGAAATGGCAAACCGTTTGAACAGCACTCTTGGCGATTGGTCCGTTGTTTCTGACCAGGAGCTGGAAAAAGAACTGATGGGTTTGATAGGACATCCTGCTTCCCGTACAGAGCAGTTGAGAGCTCGACAATTATTTGCCCGTGTCCTCGATGCACCGGGTGGGCTGAAGATCCAGACAATTCATTCCTTTTGTGAATCTATTCTGGGGCGGTTTCCATTGGAAGCGAACCTGTCTCCAAATTTCGAAGTGATGGACGAGCGGACAGCCGACGAGATAATGCAAACGGCCCGTGATGGGCTACTTCTGCTAAGCAAAAGCTCTGACTCTGCAGATCTGTCAAATGCATTGCAGCTGGTAAGCGAAAAGATCAATGAAAGTAGCTTTTCAGATCTCGTTCGAAGTCTGAGCGGAAATCGCAGCCGACTAAAACATCTTTTGAGAGAGTATTCAGATGTAAATGGAATCGTTGACACAATGTCGAGACGCCTAGGTGTTGCGCTTTCGGAAACGGAAGAAAATGTAGTCCGCAGGGCGACGGAAGAAGAGGCTTTTGACGGGTCCGGGTTGAGACAGGCATGTGAGGTGCTACTTGCCGGGACGAACTCTGAGGTAAAGCGAGCAGGTATAATGTCGGCTTGGTTGGCACAGCCTGCGGAAAGAGAGAAGCTTTTTTCGGAATATAGATCAATTTTCCTGACAAAAGACGGCAGCATCAAAGCTGCGAAAAACCTGGCGACAAAAAAATCCATCGACCGCCAACCCGATATATTGGAGATCATGATTTGTGAAGCTGAGCGATTGCAAATTGTTATGGAAAATCAAAAAAAGGTCCGAGTGCTGACTTATTCTGTCGCCCTTCTGCGTCTCGGGCTGGCTCTTCTGGATATTTACGAGGCTGAAAAAACCCGGCGAGGGAAGCTGGATTATGATGATTTGATACTCAAAACTCGAGACCTGCTTTCAGGCGAAAATGTGACCCCCTGGGTAATGTTCAAGCTTGATGGTGGTATTGAACATATTCTTGTTGATGAAGCTCAGGATACAAGTCCAGATCAGTGGCAGGTTATTGGCGCATTGGCGGAAGAGTTCTTTCACGGTTTGGGGGCAGCACAATCAGATCGGACTGTATTCGTCGTTGGAGACGAGAAACAATCCATCTATTCTTTTCAAGGCGCAGATCCGGCGGTGTTTGATATCATGCGCCGCAGCTTTGAACAGAAGGCGCATGACTCCGGCAAACCCTGGAAAAAAGTCCCGCTTGATTTATCCTTTCGATCAACGGACGCTGTTCTGGATTTAGTCGATACTGTGTTTGAAGATGCGGAAACACGGCTTGGCTTGACGTCGTCTGGCGATGAGATCAATCATCTTGTCAAGCGAGCGGGAGACGCAGGCCTGGTTGAAATCTGGCCAACAGTCAAGCATCCGGATCAAGATGTCACCAATCCTTGGGATATACCGGTAGCCCAGGGCCTTGATACGAAGCCAGAGGCGCAGCTTGCAAAAAACATTGCGCAACAAATTCGGCTCTGGCTGGATGAAAAAGAGATATTGAGCGCTCATGGACGTCCCATAGCACCAAAGGATATCATGATCCTCGTGCAAAAAAGGAATGCATTTTTCAGCCATATTGTGCGCGCGTTGAAGCTGCAGAATATTCCCGTTGCGGGTACCGACCGTATGGTATTGACCGAGCAAATAGCGGTCATGGATCTGATGGCGTTGGCGAAATTTGTTTTGCTGCCAGAAGATGATCTTAATCTGGCGATAATTCTCAAAAGTCCGTTTGTCGGGTGCGACGACAACCAACTTTTCGAACTGGCTTTTGGCCGGAAGGGAAGCCTTTGGCGGGCACTTCGAGATAATAGATCGGGCCTGAAGGTATTTGATGAGGCATGTATTTTTTTAAGAAGCATTCTGGCGCAGGCAGATTATGTACCTGTTTATGAATTTTTTGCCGATATTCTTGGCAAAGGCGGCGGTCGACGAAAACTGCTGGCACGGTTAGGGGATGAGGCAGCGGATCCTATCGAAGAATTTTTGTCTCTTGCCCTGAATTATCAAAGAACAGAAGCGACGTCATTACAGGCATTCCTGCATTGGGTTGAGGCGGGCGCAGCGGATGTCAAAAGGGATATGGAGCAAGGTCGGGATGAGGTCAGAATTCTAACTGTTCATGGCTCCAAAGGATTGCAATCACCCATAATATTTTTGCCGGATACCTGTCAGTCTTCTGGCGCCATGACACCGATAATTTGGACTGATGATAAGTATTCTCTACCACTTTGGCCGGCAAAAACGGAGAATGATGACCCGCTTTCGGCGGCCTCAAGGGCGACTGCCAAGGAACGCCAGCAAAATGAAAAGAAGCGGCTACTCTATGTGGCCTTAACCCGTGCGGAAGATCGGCTTTACATTTGCGGCTGGGAAGGAAAAAAACGAAGATCACCGGATTGCTGGTATGAGATGGTCGATCGGGCATTTGAGGAGGGAGTGGAGGAAATTTTATTGCCTTGGGGCGATGTCGCCCGTCGACGTAGCTCAGGGGCGCCCGCATCCGTCGCAGCTTCACAAAAGCAAAAGGCAGACATTGCTATCAAATCTCCGCCCTGGGTTGCACGCCCTGCGCAGGACGAACCCATGTTGCCGCATCCGCTGACCCCGTCCCGAGAGGAAGATGAACCTCCAATTAGATCACCGCTTGGAGCTGATAACGGACGGCGGTTCCATCGCGGACTTGTAATCCACCGGTTATTGGAAAGCCTTCCAGCCGTTACACCAAAATTACGGGAGCAGACTGCAAGAAACTGGCTTTCGCGTCCTGTTCATGGCCTGAATAAAAATTCGCAAGAAGAGATTTTGCGGGAAACTCTGGCGGTGATCAATGACTTGAGCTTTGGGCCAATATTCGGTGAAGGGAGCAGGGCAGAGGTACCCGTCACCGGTGTTTTTGGTGATCAAGTCATGTCAGGGCAGATCGATCGCTTGTTAATTACTGAAAAAGAGATACTTATCGTTGATTATAAAACAAACCGGCCTTCGCCGCGATCAATTGACGATGTTCCAAAAATGTATTTACGCCAAATGAGTATTTATCACCAAGCAATGTCACAAATGTATCCCGGAAAACCTATAAAATTAGCGCTGTTATGGACGGATGGGCCGCATTTAATGATGCTTCCTCATTCACTTCTGTGA
- the addB gene encoding double-strand break repair protein AddB, with product MGRPRIPQVLNIPPEFSFVDVLAKELLRRHGATPGELSTVTILTTTRRAARALQQSFLRETEGRPLMLPAMRPIGDVDEDELLLEADFNFEDIGEKILGLPPAIEPLRRQLLLSRLIDARADGNTTIGQSVGLARELARLLDQVQTEGLDLKSLVDLVPEEYAAHWQITLEFLEIISSAWPELLKEEGCIDPALRRDLLLHEQSEYWTKFPPNGPVYAVGSTGSIPATASLLKTVSMLPKGCVVLPGLDRHLDQASWELVKEDPTHAQYGLANLLSRLKLDRDDVADLQDEAARSVITARARFLSEALRPAASTELWQKARPPIAESLSNIRKFDCLDPQAEAQAISLLLRETLETPAKTAVLITPDRDLSRRVCAELLRWGVEVDDSAGTSLDQSPPGVFLRLVARMIADKAAPISFLAAMKHPLATFQETPEKFRRHVRELEMGVLRGPAPDTGLDGIARALKNVSGEGKSSFSKEIFHWFDGLLVAGEEIFQLSRRKEVDFADFLKVYFRFAEKLSTPAESDNSLLWEGTFGDAAANFTSELLRAAPVMGSVSPAAWPELLDNLMTGRMVRRKFGQHPRLQIWGPLEGRLQRADLIVLGGLNEGVWPPETGSDPWMSRPMRKDFKLPLPERRIGLSAHDFQQAFCGKEVVLTRAEKIDGTPTVPSRWLLRIETLLKKFELKLGGADDIGVLAWQRLLDQPDAYEPCFAPRPTPPVTARPRRLSVTRIEKWIKDPYSIFADAILKVRPLADIAEDPGAADRGNFIHAALEKFVRSYPDAMPLDAEAKLLEIGRETFGDVLSYPAVWAFWWPRFEKIAHWFVEFETVRRLNYRTLKVEVKGEIKIPAPYADFILSGTADRIDRHKDGTISVLDYKTGSIPSIKEVETGVAPQLALEAAMIARHGFSGIDIDPVTELAFVKVTGGDPPGSLRSAGKDMSVDELANAAYEGLQRLIILFDKQATPYLCRPRPDLYGRYNDYEHLARIKEWSSGESSE from the coding sequence ATGGGCCGCCCTCGCATACCTCAAGTTCTAAACATTCCTCCTGAATTTTCCTTTGTGGATGTTCTTGCCAAGGAGCTATTGCGACGCCATGGCGCCACACCAGGTGAATTGAGTACGGTCACAATATTAACAACAACCCGGCGTGCAGCTCGGGCCCTCCAGCAGTCGTTTTTACGGGAAACAGAGGGGCGACCGCTTATGCTGCCCGCAATGCGCCCGATTGGAGATGTTGACGAGGATGAATTGCTTCTGGAAGCAGATTTTAACTTCGAGGACATCGGAGAAAAAATCCTTGGGTTACCGCCTGCAATTGAACCTCTCAGGCGACAGTTGCTGCTTAGCCGGCTTATTGATGCGCGGGCGGATGGAAACACGACAATTGGTCAGTCTGTTGGTTTGGCGCGCGAGCTAGCGCGATTGCTGGATCAGGTTCAAACTGAAGGCCTTGACCTGAAGAGTCTGGTAGACCTTGTTCCTGAGGAGTATGCTGCTCATTGGCAAATTACCCTCGAGTTTCTGGAAATTATCAGTAGCGCCTGGCCAGAATTACTAAAAGAAGAAGGGTGTATTGACCCCGCCCTTCGCCGAGACCTTCTGCTTCACGAACAATCGGAATATTGGACCAAATTTCCCCCCAATGGTCCTGTTTATGCAGTTGGGTCTACGGGTTCCATTCCAGCAACAGCCAGTTTGTTGAAAACAGTCTCGATGCTGCCGAAGGGTTGTGTTGTCCTTCCAGGACTTGACCGTCATCTGGATCAAGCCAGTTGGGAACTGGTGAAAGAGGATCCTACTCACGCCCAGTACGGATTAGCAAACTTACTTAGTCGTTTGAAGTTGGATCGAGATGATGTCGCTGATTTACAAGACGAGGCAGCGCGGTCCGTTATAACGGCACGAGCGCGGTTTCTCAGTGAAGCATTGCGCCCGGCGGCATCAACAGAATTGTGGCAAAAAGCCCGTCCTCCGATCGCTGAATCATTGAGCAATATTCGTAAATTCGATTGTCTGGACCCGCAAGCGGAAGCGCAAGCAATATCGTTGCTTCTGCGGGAAACTTTGGAAACACCGGCGAAAACAGCTGTGCTCATTACACCGGACCGTGACCTTTCCCGGCGTGTTTGCGCAGAGTTGTTGCGCTGGGGTGTCGAAGTTGATGATAGCGCCGGAACCAGTCTTGATCAGTCACCCCCGGGGGTTTTCCTGAGATTGGTGGCGCGCATGATCGCCGACAAAGCGGCTCCCATTTCGTTTCTAGCAGCGATGAAACACCCGCTTGCAACTTTTCAAGAAACGCCTGAAAAATTCCGCCGACATGTCCGCGAGCTGGAAATGGGCGTTTTACGGGGCCCCGCTCCTGATACAGGTTTAGACGGCATTGCCAGAGCGCTCAAGAATGTGAGCGGGGAGGGAAAGAGTTCGTTTTCCAAAGAAATATTCCATTGGTTCGATGGCCTTTTGGTGGCCGGAGAAGAAATATTTCAGTTGTCTCGGCGAAAAGAGGTCGACTTCGCTGACTTTCTGAAAGTTTATTTTCGCTTTGCCGAGAAACTTTCAACGCCGGCTGAATCAGACAATTCCTTACTCTGGGAGGGCACTTTCGGAGATGCAGCTGCTAATTTTACGTCTGAGTTATTGCGGGCGGCGCCTGTAATGGGCAGCGTTTCACCAGCAGCATGGCCGGAACTACTCGACAATCTGATGACCGGCCGAATGGTCCGCAGGAAATTCGGACAACATCCCAGATTACAGATTTGGGGACCGTTGGAGGGGCGGCTACAGCGGGCAGATCTTATTGTTTTAGGAGGATTGAATGAAGGGGTATGGCCACCTGAAACCGGTAGCGACCCCTGGATGAGTCGGCCCATGCGAAAGGATTTTAAGCTTCCGCTGCCGGAGCGACGAATAGGGTTGTCTGCTCACGATTTTCAACAGGCTTTCTGCGGAAAAGAAGTTGTTTTGACAAGAGCGGAGAAAATAGATGGGACACCAACCGTTCCTTCACGGTGGCTATTGCGGATTGAAACTTTATTGAAGAAATTTGAGTTAAAGCTGGGCGGTGCAGATGATATCGGTGTTTTGGCGTGGCAGCGTCTTCTAGATCAACCGGATGCCTATGAACCATGCTTTGCACCTAGACCGACCCCACCAGTTACCGCACGGCCCCGCCGCTTATCCGTAACCCGGATTGAAAAATGGATAAAAGATCCCTACTCGATCTTTGCCGATGCTATTTTGAAAGTTCGGCCATTGGCGGATATTGCTGAAGACCCGGGTGCTGCCGACAGAGGGAATTTTATTCACGCGGCACTTGAGAAATTTGTTCGATCATATCCAGATGCAATGCCGCTGGACGCGGAAGCGAAGTTACTTGAAATCGGACGAGAGACTTTCGGTGATGTTCTGTCTTATCCGGCGGTTTGGGCTTTTTGGTGGCCTCGGTTTGAGAAAATTGCCCACTGGTTCGTTGAATTTGAAACGGTGCGTCGTCTGAATTATCGAACGTTGAAAGTTGAGGTTAAGGGCGAGATTAAAATTCCGGCGCCCTATGCAGATTTTATTTTAAGCGGGACTGCGGACCGTATTGATCGGCATAAGGATGGCACGATTTCAGTATTGGATTACAAAACAGGATCCATTCCCTCCATAAAGGAAGTTGAAACTGGCGTTGCGCCGCAATTGGCACTGGAAGCTGCGATGATTGCCCGCCATGGGTTTTCAGGCATAGACATTGACCCAGTTACGGAGCTGGCCTTTGTCAAGGTAACTGGCGGGGATCCGCCCGGATCTCTGCGATCAGCAGGCAAGGATATGTCCGTTGATGAATTGGCGAATGCCGCTTATGAAGGATTGCAAAGGTTAATTATTCTCTTTGATAAACAGGCAACGCCCTATTTATGTCGTCCGCGGCCGGATCTGTATGGTCGTTATAATGACTACGAACATCTTGCAAGAATAAAGGAATGGTCGAGTGGAGAGTCTTCGGAATGA
- a CDS encoding nucleotidyltransferase family protein, producing MTVKKNSDSHAMILAAGKGTRLRPRTETTPKPLVKVAGKALIDYSFDLLRKADIQEVVVNKHHLGDQIDEHVRRKQGFNIHVSDETSKLLETGGGVRKALPMLGPSPFFVLNSDVIVLDHGPSSLRKMQEFWNPEKMDALLLLHPIETAVGYEGQGDFFLGDTGQLTRRSPGQSAPFMFSGVQLLNPALFEDVDEGVFSLNVLYDKAAATGRLFGLRHDGQWLHVGTEDALLVATEKINGT from the coding sequence ATGACCGTTAAAAAGAACTCTGATAGCCATGCCATGATATTAGCTGCTGGCAAAGGAACAAGACTTCGACCCCGCACGGAGACAACTCCAAAACCACTTGTAAAAGTCGCCGGTAAAGCACTGATCGATTACAGTTTTGACTTACTGCGAAAGGCAGATATTCAAGAAGTTGTGGTCAACAAGCATCATTTAGGCGACCAAATAGATGAACATGTTCGCAGGAAACAAGGTTTCAATATTCACGTATCCGACGAGACAAGCAAACTTCTGGAAACCGGGGGTGGTGTTCGCAAAGCATTGCCAATGCTTGGGCCGTCGCCTTTTTTCGTTTTGAATTCTGACGTAATTGTTCTCGATCATGGTCCTAGTTCTCTTCGCAAGATGCAAGAATTCTGGAACCCTGAAAAAATGGACGCGCTGTTACTTTTGCACCCGATTGAGACAGCTGTCGGGTATGAAGGGCAGGGAGATTTCTTTTTGGGCGATACAGGTCAACTCACGCGCCGCTCTCCTGGCCAATCTGCCCCTTTTATGTTTAGCGGGGTTCAATTACTTAACCCTGCGCTTTTCGAAGATGTTGATGAGGGCGTTTTCTCCTTGAATGTCCTCTATGACAAAGCTGCTGCCACCGGCCGTTTATTTGGCTTGCGCCATGATGGACAATGGCTGCATGTTGGCACTGAAGACGCGTTACTGGTCGCAACGGAGAAAATTAACGGAACGTGA